One Candidatus Peregrinibacteria bacterium DNA segment encodes these proteins:
- a CDS encoding 16S rRNA (uracil(1498)-N(3))-methyltransferase, with the protein MMRQIQHFFLDADLSAPSVHITEKNLLHQMKDVLRFRKGDTCVLLDNRGGKAKAVLEEFHSKEAMFRIEARERVTAPKRALRLYVALSKKPSTFEWIVEKASEMGVTELIPLETERTQVHELRKNDRLLAIMKEAAEQCERNHLPHLHGLLSFKDLLMNFPKGTSLVGDAWDYDGPLAALLPSNAEDVNLFIGPEGGLSSEELSALRAKDARVFLLGETVLRMETAVIAALALVQYR; encoded by the coding sequence ATGATGCGACAAATTCAACACTTTTTTTTGGATGCAGATTTGAGCGCCCCTTCAGTTCATATCACTGAAAAAAATCTTTTACATCAAATGAAGGATGTACTGCGTTTTCGCAAAGGGGATACTTGCGTGCTTTTAGACAATCGCGGGGGCAAAGCCAAAGCTGTTTTAGAAGAATTTCACTCCAAGGAAGCCATGTTTAGAATCGAAGCGCGTGAGCGAGTGACTGCGCCTAAACGAGCGCTGCGTTTGTATGTGGCTCTTTCAAAAAAACCGTCCACCTTTGAATGGATCGTTGAAAAAGCCAGCGAAATGGGCGTCACCGAGCTGATTCCACTCGAAACCGAACGCACTCAAGTGCATGAATTGCGTAAAAATGACCGTTTGCTTGCCATTATGAAAGAAGCGGCAGAACAATGCGAGCGCAATCATTTGCCTCACTTGCATGGACTGCTTTCTTTTAAAGATTTGCTCATGAACTTTCCTAAAGGCACAAGCTTGGTGGGTGATGCGTGGGACTACGATGGGCCTTTGGCTGCTCTTTTACCCTCAAATGCAGAAGATGTGAATCTTTTCATTGGTCCTGAAGGCGGACTCAGTTCTGAGGAACTCTCTGCTTTAAGAGCAAAGGATGCTCGAGTGTTTTTATTGGGAGAAACGGTGCTGCGCATGGAAACGGCGGTGATCGCAGCTCTTGCATTGGTTCAATACCGCTAG
- a CDS encoding aminoacetone oxidase family FAD-binding enzyme, with protein sequence MDILVIGGGAAGMMAAVEAVQNPQAKVMLIEKNPGLGHKVLISGGGRCNVTTGFHDLRALVQRYPRGGKFLQSAFYRFSPQAVMDWFETHDVPLKVEADGRVFPQSDNGKDVLGALEKSLQAKGAKILLRKEVASIQKERRFLVTLKSGESFEVDKVILTTGGQAYRHTGSTGDGYSFAESLGHHITPLAPSLNSFIVKENGLVNWREFPSKKFSSKSKRSKNMNGRDPSSSLIEASRGQLFLRFLP encoded by the coding sequence ATGGACATTCTTGTGATTGGAGGAGGGGCAGCCGGCATGATGGCCGCAGTGGAGGCTGTGCAAAATCCTCAGGCCAAAGTGATGCTCATCGAAAAAAATCCAGGCCTCGGACACAAAGTGCTCATTTCGGGTGGAGGTCGCTGCAACGTGACCACCGGTTTTCACGATCTTCGAGCTCTTGTTCAACGCTATCCACGTGGAGGAAAATTCTTGCAATCGGCTTTTTATCGTTTTTCACCTCAGGCTGTGATGGATTGGTTTGAGACCCACGACGTGCCCTTAAAAGTGGAGGCAGACGGACGCGTTTTTCCTCAATCCGACAATGGCAAGGATGTGCTGGGCGCTCTCGAAAAATCCCTTCAAGCAAAGGGAGCAAAAATTCTGCTGCGAAAAGAAGTCGCCTCCATTCAAAAAGAGAGGCGTTTTCTCGTAACTCTCAAGTCCGGCGAAAGCTTCGAAGTGGACAAAGTCATTCTCACAACCGGTGGACAGGCCTATCGACACACGGGTTCCACAGGGGACGGCTATAGCTTTGCCGAAAGCTTGGGACATCACATCACACCGCTCGCTCCCAGCCTCAACTCTTTCATTGTGAAAGAAAATGGCCTCGTGAATTGGCGGGAGTTTCCCTCAAAAAAGTTCAGCTCAAAATCAAAACGAAGCAAAAATATGAATGGACGGGACCCATCCTCTTCACTCATAGAGGCATCACGGGGCCAGCTGTTTTTGCGCTTTCTTCCATGA
- a CDS encoding NAD(P)/FAD-dependent oxidoreductase, which translates to MIAFENYSEKEPLLLLLDFCPDTKANVLEEELTKELKENPKKQFNNLLARFVPRSLALKLCEALALPEEKISAELSKKDFHRTLELLKNCPIQLIGRAAGEEFVTAGGVDTDEVDPRSMESKICPDLYFAGEILNVDGFTGGFNLQAAWATGHLAGVSAAELKA; encoded by the coding sequence ATGATCGCTTTTGAAAATTACAGTGAAAAAGAACCGCTACTCCTACTCTTAGATTTTTGCCCGGACACCAAGGCCAATGTGCTGGAAGAAGAGCTAACGAAAGAACTCAAAGAAAACCCAAAAAAACAATTCAACAATCTGCTCGCTCGCTTCGTTCCTCGCTCGCTCGCCTTAAAACTCTGCGAAGCTCTGGCCCTCCCCGAAGAAAAAATCAGTGCCGAACTCAGCAAAAAAGATTTTCACCGAACACTTGAACTGCTTAAAAATTGCCCCATACAACTCATCGGGCGTGCCGCCGGGGAAGAATTCGTCACTGCCGGGGGAGTGGACACCGATGAAGTCGATCCTCGCAGCATGGAATCCAAAATCTGTCCCGACCTTTATTTTGCCGGAGAAATTTTAAACGTGGATGGCTTCACGGGCGGTTTCAATTTACAAGCCGCTTGGGCCACCGGACATCTGGCAGGGGTCAGCGCCGCAGAACTCAAGGCTTGA
- the msrB gene encoding peptide-methionine (R)-S-oxide reductase MsrB, with amino-acid sequence MPPFNKEELKARLTAEQYRVTQEKGTEAPFTGEYDRVFTPGTYQCVVCGSPLFVSDHKFDAGCGWPSFDRSADKNAVTEHEDSSHGMRRTEVVCTQCGAHLGHVFNDGPRESTGLRYCINSASLKLNPKVP; translated from the coding sequence ATGCCTCCATTCAATAAGGAAGAGCTCAAAGCCCGTCTGACCGCCGAGCAATATCGAGTGACCCAAGAAAAAGGCACCGAAGCTCCTTTTACAGGTGAATACGACCGAGTTTTCACGCCTGGTACTTATCAATGTGTGGTTTGTGGAAGCCCTCTTTTTGTTTCTGACCATAAATTCGATGCTGGTTGCGGTTGGCCCAGTTTCGACCGCAGCGCCGACAAAAACGCAGTGACTGAACACGAAGATTCCAGCCATGGCATGCGCCGAACCGAAGTCGTGTGCACTCAGTGCGGGGCTCATCTCGGTCACGTTTTCAACGATGGTCCTCGTGAAAGCACGGGCCTTCGTTACTGCATCAATTCCGCCTCGCTCAAACTTAACCCCAAAGTCCCATGA
- a CDS encoding low affinity iron permease family protein: MSIKDLFHRFSTLVAAATGSPFSFILAVFIIAVWGITGPAFDFSDTWQLVINTGTTIVTFLMVFLIQNTQNRDARAMHLKLDELIRSIKGARTELVDLEELTDEELDLLETEFRRLHNESYGHVLKDLHKNIKLAARNRAAAAPNSKGQGRGNKSIKKPNSSTHSRR, encoded by the coding sequence ATGAGCATCAAAGACCTTTTCCACCGTTTCTCAACCCTTGTGGCAGCAGCCACGGGTTCGCCTTTTTCTTTTATTTTAGCGGTCTTCATCATCGCCGTATGGGGCATCACGGGGCCTGCCTTTGATTTTTCAGACACCTGGCAACTGGTGATCAACACGGGCACCACCATCGTAACTTTCTTAATGGTTTTCCTCATCCAAAACACTCAAAATCGCGACGCAAGGGCTATGCATTTAAAGTTGGATGAACTCATTCGCTCCATCAAAGGGGCTCGCACAGAACTGGTAGACCTGGAAGAACTCACCGACGAAGAGTTGGATCTTTTAGAAACCGAATTCCGACGTTTGCACAATGAAAGTTATGGGCATGTGCTCAAGGACTTGCACAAAAACATCAAACTCGCAGCCCGTAACCGCGCCGCAGCAGCTCCCAATTCAAAAGGCCAAGGCCGAGGCAACAAGTCGATAAAAAAGCCAAACTCATCCACACATTCACGTCGCTGA
- a CDS encoding ABC transporter permease, with protein MWSIQWIAFKTIVGKEVTRFMRIWPQTLLPPLINQSLYFIIFGAFIGAQIQEMQGVPYMSFILPGLVMMGVINSSFANVVSSFFGSKFQHSIEEILVSPTSKEVVLAGYTFGGMLRGLLVGVLIFAVAFFFVEVQVMHPFFIVAFLFLTSTLFALAGFLNGLFARKFDDISVFQTFILTPLTYFGGVFYSIESLPPLFQTLSKFNPILYMVDGFRFGFFGFSDVNVWMSLAFLSTCCLGLGLLNWELLRRGYGLRV; from the coding sequence ATGTGGAGCATTCAATGGATTGCATTCAAAACCATCGTGGGCAAAGAAGTGACGCGCTTCATGCGGATTTGGCCGCAAACTTTGTTGCCCCCTCTCATCAATCAAAGCCTGTATTTCATTATTTTTGGTGCTTTCATCGGGGCGCAAATCCAAGAAATGCAAGGAGTGCCTTATATGAGTTTTATTTTACCGGGACTGGTGATGATGGGCGTTATCAACAGTTCCTTTGCGAATGTGGTGAGCTCTTTTTTTGGCAGTAAATTCCAACATTCTATTGAAGAAATCCTTGTCTCCCCCACTTCGAAGGAAGTCGTTTTGGCCGGGTATACCTTTGGTGGAATGCTGCGAGGTCTTTTGGTGGGTGTTTTGATTTTTGCCGTGGCTTTCTTTTTTGTGGAAGTGCAGGTGATGCATCCTTTTTTCATTGTTGCTTTTTTGTTTTTAACCTCTACGCTCTTTGCTTTAGCCGGCTTTTTAAACGGCCTTTTTGCACGCAAATTCGACGACATCAGCGTTTTTCAGACCTTCATCCTCACGCCTCTCACTTATTTTGGCGGCGTTTTTTATTCCATAGAAAGTTTGCCTCCCCTGTTTCAAACTTTGTCGAAATTCAATCCTATTCTTTATATGGTGGATGGATTTCGCTTTGGCTTTTTTGGATTCAGCGACGTGAATGTGTGGATGAGTTTGGCTTTTTTATCGACTTGTTGCCTCGGCCTTGGCCTTTTGAATTGGGAGCTGCTGCGGCGCGGTTACGGGCTGCGAGTTTGA
- a CDS encoding ABC transporter ATP-binding protein, protein MNAISIHQLKKVYPNGVEALKGVDLEVKKGDFFALLGANGAGKTTLIGGLTGLVNPSSGTLSIFDHNVVKEPNKAKMKVGLVPQEFNFNIFEKVEDILVTQGGYFGVPKVQAQKRAEVLMKALGLWEKRHQASRTLSGGMKRRLLIARALIHEPELLLLDEPTAGVDVELRRSMWDYLRELNKKGVTILLTTHYLEEAEQLCKNVAIIKKGEVVRHGSMKSVLHSLDESVYHIQVDQLRKLDLLKAYSVKEAEENGLEVTLKKEDTLTDLIEALSKAGMTALSIERKGNRLEQLFLNLMES, encoded by the coding sequence ATGAACGCCATTTCTATCCATCAACTTAAAAAAGTTTACCCCAATGGAGTGGAGGCTCTAAAAGGAGTGGATCTTGAGGTGAAGAAAGGGGATTTTTTTGCTCTTTTGGGGGCGAATGGCGCGGGTAAAACCACGCTGATCGGTGGACTCACGGGCTTGGTGAACCCGAGCAGCGGTACTTTGTCCATTTTTGATCATAACGTTGTGAAAGAACCGAATAAGGCCAAGATGAAAGTGGGTTTGGTTCCTCAAGAATTCAACTTCAATATTTTTGAAAAAGTAGAGGATATTTTGGTGACGCAAGGGGGCTATTTTGGAGTCCCCAAAGTTCAGGCTCAAAAACGAGCTGAAGTTCTGATGAAAGCTTTGGGTCTTTGGGAAAAACGCCACCAGGCCTCCCGCACGCTTTCTGGGGGAATGAAACGGCGACTTTTGATCGCACGCGCCCTGATTCATGAACCTGAACTTTTATTGCTGGATGAACCCACGGCTGGAGTGGACGTGGAACTTCGACGCAGCATGTGGGATTACTTGCGAGAACTCAATAAAAAAGGCGTGACCATTTTACTCACCACACATTATTTGGAAGAAGCGGAGCAGCTGTGCAAAAATGTTGCGATCATTAAAAAAGGAGAAGTGGTTCGTCATGGCAGCATGAAAAGCGTGCTGCATTCTTTGGATGAGTCGGTGTATCACATTCAAGTGGATCAGCTTAGAAAATTGGATCTACTTAAAGCCTATTCCGTGAAAGAAGCGGAAGAAAATGGACTCGAGGTGACCCTGAAAAAAGAAGACACCCTTACGGATTTAATTGAGGCGCTTTCCAAAGCAGGCATGACGGCACTTTCTATTGAACGAAAAGGCAATCGATTGGAACAACTTTTTCTTAACCTAATGGAATCATGA
- a CDS encoding response regulator transcription factor — protein MHTLIITSQLLHSTLVQDSLKRHNIKSLLCLPSSLEKDWQPQTDALFFPDPLSAKEWSQIYPFLLNVSSKLPLIFLGKVVQDVFQTAPLKRFLKQCLFLDETLSVDEIPIVVKDILLKNPLHEQGKCIQIGDFILDRSQRLASYKKKRSFLTRKEFFLLELLLQNVGQVTTRERIIDYVWDKSSYVGANTIDVYISRLRKKLRVNPKSMLIQTVPCLGYQFSPLE, from the coding sequence ATGCATACGCTCATCATCACTTCGCAACTTTTACACAGCACTTTGGTGCAAGACTCTTTGAAGCGGCATAATATCAAAAGTCTTTTGTGCTTGCCTTCGAGTTTAGAAAAAGATTGGCAGCCTCAAACGGATGCCCTTTTCTTTCCTGACCCCTTGAGTGCTAAAGAATGGAGCCAAATTTATCCTTTTCTTTTGAATGTCAGTTCTAAGCTTCCTCTTATTTTTTTGGGCAAAGTGGTGCAAGATGTGTTTCAAACAGCTCCCCTTAAACGTTTTTTAAAACAGTGTCTTTTTTTGGATGAAACGCTTTCTGTGGACGAAATTCCCATTGTCGTCAAAGACATCCTTTTGAAAAACCCTTTGCACGAACAAGGCAAGTGCATTCAAATTGGCGATTTTATTTTGGATCGCAGTCAGCGATTGGCTTCTTACAAAAAAAAGCGCAGTTTTTTGACGCGAAAAGAATTCTTTTTATTGGAATTGTTGCTTCAAAATGTGGGTCAAGTCACCACTCGTGAACGCATCATCGATTATGTGTGGGATAAAAGCAGTTATGTGGGGGCCAACACCATTGATGTTTACATCAGTCGTTTGAGGAAAAAACTTCGAGTTAACCCCAAGTCCATGCTCATTCAAACGGTTCCCTGTTTGGGTTATCAATTTTCACCTCTCGAATGA
- a CDS encoding RluA family pseudouridine synthase, translating to MQKESKVPEPQLLYEDEHLLAFEKPATLAAVPADRIPEAKTLQGWVRLWALNAKKNFKPYPLHRLDRPTSGIMLFGKYPRDRAALEGIFKDPRTEKTYLALVKWIPKQNEGTIRIPLQARSVDKKVPAVTHYSVLRKMANVTLLSVRIETGRKHQIRQHLAMIGHPLVLDREYGDRNFDNQYQRKLKGKGRFFLHAWELRFFHPFTEVMTTLHASDPEFLSPSPEAYK from the coding sequence ATGCAAAAGGAGAGTAAAGTCCCTGAACCCCAGCTGCTTTATGAAGACGAGCATTTGTTGGCTTTTGAAAAACCGGCAACTTTGGCTGCGGTGCCTGCGGACCGTATTCCAGAAGCCAAAACTTTGCAGGGCTGGGTGCGACTTTGGGCCTTGAATGCAAAAAAGAATTTCAAACCTTACCCTTTGCATCGTTTGGATAGACCGACTTCAGGAATCATGTTGTTTGGCAAATATCCTCGGGATCGAGCGGCTTTGGAGGGAATTTTTAAAGATCCACGGACCGAAAAAACCTATCTTGCTCTGGTGAAGTGGATTCCCAAGCAAAATGAAGGAACCATTCGCATTCCGCTTCAGGCTCGCAGCGTCGATAAAAAAGTTCCTGCTGTGACGCATTATAGCGTGCTTCGAAAAATGGCGAATGTGACTCTGCTTTCGGTTCGGATTGAAACTGGGCGCAAACATCAGATTCGTCAGCACTTGGCCATGATTGGGCATCCTTTGGTTTTAGACCGAGAATATGGAGATCGGAATTTTGATAACCAATATCAACGTAAACTCAAGGGCAAGGGGCGCTTTTTTCTTCATGCATGGGAGTTGCGCTTTTTCCATCCTTTTACCGAAGTGATGACCACGCTTCATGCGAGTGATCCTGAATTTTTAAGTCCGTCTCCAGAGGCCTATAAATAA
- a CDS encoding DUF3467 domain-containing protein, which produces MTDQNPIPQGGQAAQQGGQPPLQVKVPDEVQKGVYSNAVSVNVNSNEVVLDFGYLLPNTPAPVIEVVSRVNMNQRTAESFLSVLAGAIEDFKKKQAQQQAQAPMGPAPMPGAALPQQPGPMGPAPMGPAPMGGMPQQPMGPAPMPGAPMGPAPMPYPA; this is translated from the coding sequence ATGACCGATCAAAATCCAATTCCTCAAGGTGGCCAAGCCGCTCAACAAGGCGGACAACCCCCTCTGCAAGTTAAAGTCCCCGATGAGGTCCAAAAGGGAGTTTATAGCAACGCCGTTTCGGTGAACGTGAATTCCAACGAAGTGGTGCTCGATTTCGGTTACCTTCTGCCCAACACTCCGGCCCCAGTCATTGAAGTGGTCAGCCGTGTGAACATGAACCAACGGACCGCAGAATCCTTCCTCAGTGTGCTTGCAGGAGCCATCGAAGATTTCAAGAAAAAGCAGGCTCAACAACAAGCTCAAGCACCGATGGGCCCGGCTCCAATGCCTGGCGCAGCCCTGCCTCAACAACCTGGACCCATGGGTCCCGCTCCGATGGGCCCCGCACCGATGGGTGGAATGCCTCAGCAACCTATGGGTCCGGCTCCCATGCCTGGCGCCCCAATGGGACCCGCTCCAATGCCTTATCCGGCTTAG
- a CDS encoding glycine--tRNA ligase yields MSNLMEDVMSLCKRRAFVYPGSEIYGGLANTWDYGPYGSQLKKNILDFWWKTFVESRDDMMGLDSAILMNPRVWEASGHVSNFSDPLMDCKSCQERVRGDKILEEHLKTTIAGLSNDEIFNKMMEEKIPCPKCKKINWTEPRAFNLMFKTYQGVIEDTAAQVYLRPETAQGIFVNFKNILDSTRSRLPFGVGQYGKSFRNEITPGNFIFRTREFEQMEIEYFVRPEDAEKVFDQWVEDYKAFFKALRIPEDKLRLRYHEKDELSHYSSKTVDFEYEFPFGWGELMGIAHRGSFDLDQHMKFSGEKLQYRDPQSNELLTPHVVEPALGLTRAFLIVLLSAYEEQALENRETRTVLHFAPQIAPVQVAVFPLQKQQSEKATELYRSLKKQFRAEYDESGAIGKRYRRQDEIGTPFCITYDFDSDTDGCVTVRERDSMTQERVKVEELETYLKEKL; encoded by the coding sequence ATGTCCAATTTGATGGAAGACGTCATGTCCCTCTGCAAACGCCGTGCTTTTGTCTACCCCGGCAGCGAAATCTATGGAGGACTGGCCAACACGTGGGATTACGGACCTTACGGCTCTCAACTCAAAAAGAATATCCTCGACTTTTGGTGGAAGACTTTTGTGGAAAGCCGCGACGACATGATGGGCCTGGACAGTGCCATTTTGATGAACCCTCGCGTTTGGGAAGCGTCTGGACACGTGTCCAACTTTTCAGATCCACTGATGGATTGTAAGAGCTGCCAAGAGCGCGTGCGTGGAGATAAAATTTTGGAAGAACACCTCAAAACAACCATCGCCGGGCTCTCCAACGATGAAATCTTTAATAAGATGATGGAAGAAAAAATCCCATGTCCCAAGTGCAAGAAAATAAACTGGACCGAACCCCGCGCTTTCAACCTGATGTTCAAAACCTACCAGGGAGTGATCGAAGACACTGCAGCCCAGGTTTACCTTCGCCCCGAAACCGCTCAGGGCATCTTTGTGAATTTTAAAAACATCCTCGACTCCACTCGCAGCCGCCTCCCGTTTGGAGTGGGGCAGTACGGAAAATCTTTCCGCAATGAAATCACACCCGGAAACTTCATTTTCCGCACCCGTGAATTCGAACAAATGGAAATCGAGTACTTCGTGCGCCCTGAAGACGCCGAAAAAGTCTTCGATCAATGGGTGGAAGACTATAAAGCCTTTTTCAAAGCCCTTCGAATTCCCGAAGATAAACTGCGCCTACGTTACCATGAAAAAGACGAACTTTCTCATTACTCTTCTAAAACCGTCGACTTTGAATACGAATTCCCCTTCGGTTGGGGAGAACTGATGGGAATCGCGCACCGTGGCTCTTTTGACCTCGATCAACATATGAAGTTTTCTGGTGAAAAGCTGCAATACCGCGATCCTCAAAGCAACGAGCTGCTCACTCCTCACGTGGTGGAACCCGCGCTCGGTCTCACTCGCGCCTTTCTCATTGTGTTGCTCAGCGCCTACGAAGAGCAAGCCCTCGAAAACCGCGAAACCCGCACCGTGCTGCACTTTGCGCCTCAAATCGCTCCTGTTCAGGTGGCCGTATTTCCTCTTCAAAAGCAACAATCCGAAAAGGCGACTGAACTTTACCGCAGCCTCAAAAAGCAATTCCGCGCGGAATACGACGAAAGCGGAGCCATCGGGAAGCGCTACCGCCGCCAAGATGAAATCGGGACGCCTTTTTGCATCACCTACGATTTCGATTCCGATACAGACGGCTGCGTGACGGTGCGTGAACGCGACTCCATGACTCAAGAGCGGGTGAAGGTGGAGGAGCTTGAAACTTATTTGAAAGAAAAACTCTAG
- a CDS encoding type IV secretion system DNA-binding domain-containing protein, with the protein MAQLSKIWEFILGMWDKVKGLWTALQSHFPWIQENYIDLILGLLGLWVMIRVGPWFVRQAYDFYESHKRVVIQITMPREESQKDKENATEKDFREKMGVMEQLYRAIHEIHELNLWNQIMVKCFARDSITFEIFAKHKDITFFCTIHPYYKDVLEKQITSFYPTAEIAYIASSTLKAEEGKKHLTKKGYYLYTKNTNWLPLKTYKTIENDPLNDLTNVLSQLKENEKAMLQMMIRPRDEKWQKEANAYATAKFKNEEPQKRGILRTLVRPLSWLFTAMIFGYDQAEKNSPPPGAKSGDSYVRMLQTEEEIAKRIGEKSNQVGFDTVIRIMAASDEGESRCDSILDGLFVAFNTTKDAASNWFQARRLIPIDFINSPILYMSLIDRNFQFGEKSSILTPEELATIFHFPNSRYNYTPLIKWMSYKVLPAPTEMGTDGIFLGYNVFRGVKKPVHFRKKDRARHHYIIGQTGTGKSSYISQMARQDIANGDGVCVIDPHGDLIEDILQYIPKERAKDVIVFDPADSERPMGLNMLEAKTPEQQDMASSQATEIFIKIFGDEIFGPRIQHYFRNACLTLMEDPDEGATLIDVPRIFVDEQFMRYKVSKVKNPVVKSFWDHEYANTGDRERQEMIPYFSAKFGPFITNSIMRNTIGQAKSAFNIRECMDQQKILLVNLSKGKLGTLNTQLLGLVLVAQIQMAAMSRVDTPEEQRKDFYLYVDEFQNFATDTFCSILSEARKYKLVLIMAHQYIGQLTVTKGGSTSTQIRDAVFGNVGTMQSFKVGADDAEYLSKEYAPVLTEQDVIGIANYKAYMKMNLNNTASRPFSLETVFDESQKNEKVRQVIKEYSRMKYGRKRSFVEQEIAARIGVNVEELGKDVKADYTATAPQAAAAEEPLHQPITSPTQNAGS; encoded by the coding sequence ATGGCACAGCTCAGCAAAATCTGGGAATTCATCCTCGGAATGTGGGATAAAGTGAAGGGCCTATGGACCGCTCTGCAAAGCCATTTTCCATGGATTCAAGAAAATTATATTGACTTGATCCTCGGCCTACTGGGCCTGTGGGTCATGATTCGCGTGGGGCCTTGGTTTGTGCGCCAAGCCTACGACTTTTATGAATCTCATAAACGAGTGGTCATTCAAATCACCATGCCTCGCGAGGAGTCTCAAAAAGACAAAGAAAACGCAACCGAAAAGGACTTTCGCGAAAAAATGGGCGTCATGGAACAACTCTATCGTGCTATTCATGAAATCCATGAATTGAATCTATGGAATCAAATCATGGTCAAATGCTTTGCGCGCGACAGCATCACTTTTGAAATTTTTGCCAAGCACAAAGACATCACTTTTTTCTGCACCATTCATCCCTATTACAAAGACGTTTTAGAAAAACAGATCACTTCATTTTACCCCACGGCGGAAATCGCTTACATTGCATCGTCCACGCTCAAAGCCGAAGAAGGAAAAAAACATCTGACCAAAAAAGGCTATTACCTTTACACCAAAAACACCAACTGGCTGCCGCTCAAAACCTATAAAACCATTGAAAACGATCCACTGAACGATTTGACCAATGTTTTGTCGCAACTCAAAGAAAATGAAAAAGCCATGCTTCAAATGATGATCCGTCCGCGAGATGAAAAATGGCAAAAAGAGGCCAATGCCTATGCCACTGCAAAATTCAAAAATGAGGAACCTCAAAAACGAGGAATTTTACGCACCCTCGTAAGACCCTTGAGTTGGCTCTTCACAGCCATGATTTTTGGCTACGACCAAGCCGAAAAAAACAGCCCTCCACCCGGAGCAAAAAGTGGAGACTCTTACGTGCGTATGCTGCAAACCGAAGAAGAAATTGCCAAACGCATCGGTGAAAAATCCAACCAAGTCGGTTTCGACACTGTGATTCGCATCATGGCCGCCTCCGATGAAGGAGAATCCCGTTGCGACTCCATTTTGGACGGACTTTTTGTGGCCTTCAACACCACCAAAGATGCCGCTTCAAACTGGTTCCAAGCGAGGCGCCTCATCCCCATCGACTTCATCAACAGTCCCATTCTTTACATGAGTCTCATCGATCGCAATTTTCAGTTCGGAGAAAAATCATCCATTTTAACTCCCGAAGAGCTCGCCACTATTTTTCATTTTCCAAACAGCCGTTACAACTACACACCGCTCATCAAATGGATGTCTTATAAAGTGCTTCCTGCTCCCACCGAAATGGGTACAGATGGAATTTTCTTGGGTTACAATGTGTTCCGTGGAGTCAAAAAACCCGTGCATTTCCGCAAAAAAGATCGCGCTCGCCACCACTACATCATCGGGCAAACCGGTACAGGTAAATCATCCTACATCAGTCAAATGGCTCGCCAAGACATTGCCAATGGCGATGGAGTGTGTGTGATAGACCCGCACGGGGACCTCATTGAAGACATTTTGCAATACATTCCTAAAGAAAGGGCCAAGGATGTGATCGTCTTCGATCCAGCCGATTCTGAGCGCCCCATGGGACTCAACATGCTCGAAGCCAAAACTCCCGAGCAGCAAGACATGGCCTCCAGTCAAGCGACTGAAATTTTTATCAAAATCTTCGGAGATGAAATTTTTGGACCTCGCATTCAGCATTATTTCAGAAACGCCTGTCTCACTCTTATGGAAGACCCCGACGAAGGCGCCACACTCATCGATGTGCCTCGTATTTTCGTGGATGAGCAATTCATGCGTTACAAGGTTTCTAAGGTGAAAAATCCTGTCGTCAAATCTTTCTGGGATCATGAATACGCCAACACCGGTGACCGCGAACGCCAAGAAATGATTCCTTATTTCTCCGCGAAATTCGGCCCGTTCATCACGAACTCCATCATGCGCAACACCATCGGTCAGGCCAAGTCGGCCTTCAACATTCGCGAGTGCATGGATCAGCAAAAAATCCTTCTTGTGAATCTTTCAAAAGGGAAGCTTGGAACACTCAATACGCAGCTGCTTGGACTTGTGCTCGTGGCTCAAATCCAAATGGCCGCAATGAGCCGTGTGGATACGCCCGAAGAACAGCGCAAAGATTTTTATCTTTACGTGGATGAATTCCAAAACTTCGCCACCGACACATTCTGTTCTATTCTCTCGGAAGCTCGTAAATACAAACTCGTGCTCATCATGGCTCACCAATACATCGGTCAGCTCACGGTGACAAAAGGGGGCAGCACCAGCACTCAAATTCGCGACGCTGTGTTCGGTAACGTGGGAACCATGCAATCCTTCAAAGTGGGTGCCGATGATGCGGAATATTTATCTAAAGAATACGCGCCAGTGCTCACGGAGCAAGATGTGATTGGAATCGCCAATTACAAGGCTTATATGAAGATGAATTTGAACAACACCGCATCTCGTCCTTTTTCACTGGAAACCGTATTCGACGAAAGTCAAAAAAATGAGAAAGTACGTCAGGTGATCAAAGAATATTCCCGCATGAAATATGGAAGAAAACGCAGCTTTGTGGAGCAAGAAATTGCAGCCCGCATCGGGGTGAATGTAGAAGAGCTTGGAAAGGACGTAAAAGCCGATTACACTGCAACTGCGCCTCAAGCGGCAGCCGCTGAAGAACCGCTACATCAGCCCATCACTTCGCCGACACAAAATGCAGGTTCCTGA